In the genome of Halapricum salinum, one region contains:
- a CDS encoding intein-containing adenosylcobalamin-dependent ribonucleoside-diphosphate reductase — protein sequence MSQHDLSADELRLPIKRTTGDTLEDRLTANAYHNILPARYLRKDADGELVEQQEDLFDRVAKNIALAEAVFESEKVGEEITVTPDQLKPDHPRRDELAAEVFGKGTTADDDVETTLSVYNVNKFAYETVVPELPVEIREHVEETAAEFQDSMEKLDFMPNSPTLMNAGDELQQLSACFVDSPEDDIDDIHQTAKEAAQVFQSGGGMGYAFWRLRPYGDPVGSTGGIASGPITFMRTYDQMCETIAQGGARRGAQMGVMRVSHPDVIQFIHAKNKDVSLAETLRLNDPDDFTHNSFADALEEARELIDDDGKVPKHLRNAVEGHLSNFNISVGITDDFMDAVKNGEEFTFTNPRTDEPHVATQETKELYDMFDLGEHVEVGEILSIPAEKIFERIVQGAHENGEPGVIYLERVNKEHSFDVEEHPDHQILATNPCVTGDTLISTENGLVEAEELYEQGVARDVVVDGRLSEETVKEASSVYKTGEKDIYKLETEEGYELRLTADHRVMTDERWVEAQNLDAGDSVHIQNRKGEFGQHGSAEEGRVLGWMVGDGHLKDGEERAVLNFYDEDAEVSEQFADDVNDVVREPTGNADYEIGVNEVARSDDYRGAQAIEQRIRSARLYEYADEAGLVDEKLQVPDAVMRGSEEMARGFLQALFSADGSVQGNVEKGISVRLASVDTDFLQEVQQLLLNFGIGSNIYEDRKESGVTELPDSNGGTEEYETQGFHELVVSSSHTVAFEEEIGFLLDYKNEALAERLDEYSRGPYSPKFEATVESVERDGHEAVYDLTEPDTHSFVANGLVVHNCGEQPLEEYEACNLGHINLSTLAAQDAPDWRVWSEQHAGEYDTTEAAVEAFLEEAVDWAEFDRRIEMGTRFLENVVTMSDFPVEQIEQKVREMRKIGLGVMGLAQLYIQLGMKYGDDVSNEVAGQLMQHINHHSKWTSHELAEERGTFEEWDNSKYADPTEYREWFEHQTGLNADDFEDGFTIRNHNTTTIAPTGTTSMVGNTTGGCEPIYNVAYYKNVSDDVQGDEMLVEFDDYFLRVLEENDLDVDAVKEEAQEQMAGNEFDGVDGLSTVPDAVGELFVTTGDLSAKEHAGVQVACQQGVDSAISKTVNAPNDSTIEDAAEVFEYIYEHGGKGVTYYRDGTRSKQVLTTRAQNTEFADMDEGEIVAQIEEVFDGIEGFLESEEVQAALDDSIAEILDIADGQEPEYASKRPRPDVLHGVTQRIDTGYGKLYVNINEDDKGRPFELFANIGNSGGFTASFTEALAKTISTALRSGVDPDEIADELQGIRSPKVAWDKGEQIQSIPDAIGTAMRRYLDDDIERAYPQQQNLTELEKEEADEEEAEAAPHSPDGGAVAADASAQETETGAQQELIDKGESPECPECGSMTLYYSEGCKTCESCGWSEC from the coding sequence GTGAGCCAGCACGACCTCTCTGCGGACGAACTACGCCTGCCGATCAAGCGCACGACCGGCGACACCCTGGAGGACCGACTCACCGCCAACGCCTATCATAATATTCTCCCGGCGCGGTACCTCCGAAAGGACGCAGACGGCGAACTCGTCGAACAGCAGGAGGACCTCTTCGACCGAGTCGCGAAGAACATCGCGCTGGCCGAGGCCGTCTTCGAGTCCGAGAAAGTTGGCGAGGAGATCACCGTCACGCCGGACCAGCTCAAGCCCGACCACCCGCGGCGTGACGAACTCGCCGCCGAAGTCTTCGGGAAAGGGACCACTGCCGACGACGACGTCGAGACGACACTTTCCGTTTACAACGTCAACAAGTTCGCCTACGAGACGGTCGTCCCGGAGCTTCCCGTGGAGATCCGCGAGCACGTCGAGGAGACCGCCGCGGAGTTTCAGGACTCGATGGAGAAACTGGACTTCATGCCGAACTCGCCGACGCTGATGAACGCCGGCGACGAACTCCAGCAGCTCTCGGCGTGTTTCGTCGACTCCCCGGAGGACGACATCGACGACATCCACCAGACAGCGAAGGAAGCCGCACAGGTCTTCCAGAGCGGTGGCGGCATGGGGTATGCCTTCTGGCGGCTCCGACCCTACGGCGACCCCGTTGGATCGACCGGTGGGATCGCCTCCGGGCCGATCACGTTCATGCGGACCTACGACCAGATGTGCGAGACGATCGCGCAGGGCGGGGCCCGTCGCGGGGCCCAGATGGGCGTCATGCGCGTCAGCCACCCGGACGTCATCCAGTTCATCCACGCCAAGAACAAGGACGTCTCCCTGGCGGAGACCCTCCGACTGAACGATCCGGACGACTTCACGCACAACTCCTTCGCCGACGCCCTCGAAGAGGCTCGGGAACTCATCGACGACGACGGCAAAGTACCCAAGCACCTCCGTAACGCCGTCGAGGGCCACCTCTCGAACTTCAACATCTCCGTCGGGATCACCGACGACTTCATGGACGCGGTGAAGAACGGCGAGGAGTTCACGTTCACCAATCCGCGGACGGACGAACCCCACGTCGCCACGCAGGAGACCAAGGAACTGTACGACATGTTCGACCTCGGCGAGCACGTCGAGGTCGGCGAGATCCTCTCTATCCCGGCCGAGAAGATCTTCGAGCGGATCGTCCAGGGCGCTCACGAGAACGGCGAACCCGGCGTCATCTACCTCGAACGCGTCAACAAGGAGCACTCCTTCGACGTCGAGGAGCACCCGGATCACCAGATCCTCGCGACCAATCCGTGTGTCACTGGCGACACGCTCATCAGCACCGAGAACGGACTCGTCGAGGCCGAAGAACTGTACGAGCAGGGCGTCGCTCGTGACGTCGTAGTCGACGGCCGCCTCAGTGAGGAGACGGTCAAAGAAGCCAGTAGCGTCTACAAGACGGGCGAGAAAGACATCTACAAGCTCGAAACCGAGGAAGGCTACGAGCTTCGACTGACGGCCGACCACCGCGTGATGACCGACGAGCGCTGGGTCGAGGCTCAGAACCTCGATGCTGGCGATTCGGTACACATCCAGAATCGGAAAGGAGAGTTCGGCCAGCACGGCTCAGCCGAAGAAGGGCGCGTCCTCGGCTGGATGGTCGGCGACGGCCACCTCAAGGACGGCGAGGAACGTGCTGTTCTGAACTTCTACGACGAGGATGCGGAGGTTTCGGAGCAGTTCGCAGACGACGTCAACGACGTTGTCCGCGAGCCGACTGGAAACGCTGACTACGAGATTGGGGTCAACGAAGTCGCTCGGAGCGACGACTATCGCGGTGCGCAGGCCATAGAACAGCGCATCCGCTCGGCACGTCTCTACGAGTACGCCGACGAAGCCGGGCTCGTCGACGAGAAACTGCAGGTTCCCGACGCAGTCATGCGCGGGAGCGAGGAGATGGCCCGCGGGTTCCTGCAGGCACTGTTCAGTGCCGACGGGAGCGTCCAGGGGAACGTCGAGAAGGGCATCTCGGTTCGTCTCGCTAGCGTCGACACTGACTTCCTGCAGGAAGTCCAGCAACTTCTCCTCAACTTCGGTATCGGTAGCAACATCTACGAGGACCGGAAAGAATCGGGCGTCACCGAACTCCCTGACAGCAACGGCGGAACCGAGGAGTACGAAACACAGGGATTCCACGAACTCGTCGTCTCTAGCTCCCACACTGTCGCGTTCGAGGAAGAGATTGGGTTCCTACTCGATTACAAGAACGAAGCGCTTGCGGAGCGACTCGACGAGTACAGCCGTGGTCCATATTCGCCGAAGTTCGAAGCGACGGTCGAGTCCGTCGAACGCGACGGTCACGAAGCGGTCTACGACTTGACCGAGCCGGATACACACTCGTTTGTCGCCAATGGCCTCGTCGTCCACAACTGCGGAGAGCAGCCGCTCGAAGAGTACGAGGCCTGCAACCTCGGCCACATCAACCTCTCGACGCTCGCCGCCCAGGACGCCCCCGACTGGCGGGTCTGGAGCGAGCAGCATGCAGGAGAGTACGACACTACGGAGGCGGCCGTCGAGGCGTTCCTCGAAGAGGCCGTCGACTGGGCGGAGTTCGACCGACGTATCGAGATGGGGACGCGCTTCCTCGAGAACGTCGTCACGATGTCGGACTTCCCGGTCGAGCAGATCGAGCAGAAGGTCCGGGAGATGCGCAAGATCGGCCTGGGCGTGATGGGGCTGGCCCAGCTGTATATCCAGCTCGGCATGAAGTACGGCGACGACGTCTCCAACGAGGTCGCCGGCCAGCTCATGCAGCACATCAACCACCACTCGAAGTGGACCAGCCACGAACTCGCCGAGGAACGCGGCACCTTCGAGGAGTGGGACAACTCCAAGTACGCCGACCCCACCGAGTACCGCGAGTGGTTCGAACACCAGACCGGCCTCAACGCCGACGACTTCGAGGACGGCTTTACGATCCGCAACCACAACACGACGACGATCGCGCCCACGGGCACCACGTCGATGGTCGGCAACACCACCGGCGGCTGTGAGCCCATCTACAACGTCGCCTACTACAAGAACGTCTCCGACGACGTCCAAGGCGACGAGATGCTCGTCGAGTTCGACGACTACTTCCTGCGCGTGCTGGAAGAGAACGACCTCGACGTCGACGCCGTGAAAGAAGAGGCCCAGGAGCAGATGGCCGGAAACGAGTTCGACGGCGTCGACGGTCTCTCGACCGTGCCGGACGCCGTCGGCGAACTGTTCGTCACGACCGGCGATCTCTCCGCGAAAGAGCACGCCGGCGTGCAGGTCGCCTGCCAGCAGGGCGTCGACTCGGCCATCTCGAAGACGGTCAACGCCCCGAACGACTCGACGATCGAGGACGCCGCGGAAGTGTTCGAGTACATCTACGAGCACGGCGGCAAGGGCGTCACCTACTACCGCGACGGCACCCGCTCCAAGCAGGTGCTGACCACGCGTGCACAGAACACCGAGTTCGCCGACATGGACGAGGGCGAGATCGTCGCCCAGATCGAGGAGGTCTTCGACGGCATCGAGGGCTTCCTCGAGAGTGAGGAAGTCCAGGCCGCGCTCGACGACTCCATCGCGGAGATCCTGGACATCGCTGACGGGCAAGAGCCGGAATACGCCAGCAAGCGCCCGCGTCCGGACGTCCTCCACGGCGTGACCCAGCGGATCGACACCGGCTACGGGAAGCTCTACGTCAACATCAACGAGGACGACAAGGGCCGGCCGTTCGAGCTGTTCGCCAATATCGGCAACAGCGGTGGCTTCACCGCTTCCTTCACCGAGGCGCTCGCGAAGACCATCTCGACGGCGCTCCGTTCGGGTGTCGATCCCGACGAGATCGCCGACGAACTGCAGGGAATCCGGTCGCCGAAGGTCGCCTGGGACAAGGGCGAGCAGATCCAGTCCATCCCGGACGCCATCGGCACCGCGATGCGCCGGTATCTGGACGACGACATCGAGCGCGCCTACCCCCAGCAGCAGAACCTCACCGAACTCGAGAAAGAGGAGGCTGACGAAGAGGAAGCCGAAGCGGCTCCACACTCACCTGACGGTGGGGCCGTGGCAGCCGACGCCAGTGCGCAGGAGACCGAAACGGGAGCCCAGCAGGAACTCATCGACAAGGGCGAGAGCCCCGAGTGTCCCGAGTGTGGCTCGATGACGCTGTACTACTCCGAAGGCTGCAAAACGTGCGAAAGTTGTGGCTGGAGCGAATGTTGA
- a CDS encoding winged helix-turn-helix domain-containing protein, which translates to MEKALWYLLAGTRGGENRARIIESLDERPRNANQLAEHLEVDYNTIRHHLEMLVEHNVLEKSGADYGTMYFLTDKFEHHRDTYDQITDNME; encoded by the coding sequence ATGGAGAAGGCGCTGTGGTACCTGCTCGCGGGGACGCGAGGTGGCGAAAACCGGGCGCGAATCATCGAGAGTCTCGACGAACGCCCGCGTAACGCCAACCAGCTCGCCGAGCACCTCGAAGTCGACTACAACACGATCCGCCACCACCTCGAGATGCTCGTCGAGCACAACGTCCTCGAAAAAAGTGGTGCGGACTACGGGACGATGTACTTCCTCACCGACAAGTTCGAGCACCACCGCGACACCTACGACCAAATCACCGACAACATGGAGTGA
- a CDS encoding molybdopterin-dependent oxidoreductase, with amino-acid sequence MKPSRETVSTAVVAVAAGFGGVAGSYAAVGLTRQFVAQPIARASTDVLPARAIGKYVAQFGVSGQDMNLLLATTLATIVFAGLAALAIALGRSVGVSALAVPITVASTWAVGTALTGSVLASASAGLASGMVVGLAEAAGRDVTNVDISPDRRRVVAGSLSALGLGALGLGIGPRPQIETEPVDAASNPGGQTGEGAGMSVPQLRELATERSLGVGSIEPLLSENHYTVDINTIDPTVDRDSWTLSVTGAVDEEVELDYEDLRNIPAENRFSTLRCVGDSLNGRKMDTAIWTGVPVSEVLEQASPDSDCDCVMLRAADDFYQEFPLSALEGGLLAFGMNGQTIPRGHGYPVRVLVPGHWGEVNVKWVTEIEVLEREAEGYWEKRGWHGTGPVHTVAKLWDGDDLDGIVHRDDGTIQLAGHAYAGTRGIDRVEVSTDGGDTWTDAELTEPLPGNDVWRQWSHTYDPPDSEHEVVVRATDGEGTLQTEQEAGAYPNGATGWVRQTVRP; translated from the coding sequence ATGAAACCGTCCCGAGAGACAGTCTCGACCGCCGTCGTCGCGGTAGCTGCCGGATTCGGCGGCGTCGCAGGGTCGTACGCCGCGGTCGGCCTCACCCGGCAGTTCGTCGCCCAGCCGATCGCCCGGGCCTCGACGGACGTCCTCCCGGCGCGAGCCATCGGCAAGTACGTCGCGCAGTTCGGCGTCTCGGGTCAGGATATGAATCTGCTGCTGGCGACGACGCTCGCGACGATCGTATTTGCCGGGTTGGCAGCGCTTGCAATCGCTCTCGGCCGCAGCGTCGGCGTTTCGGCGCTGGCCGTTCCGATCACGGTCGCGAGCACCTGGGCCGTCGGGACGGCACTCACCGGAAGCGTCCTCGCGTCGGCCAGCGCTGGCCTCGCGAGCGGAATGGTCGTCGGCCTGGCCGAAGCCGCGGGCCGAGACGTCACCAACGTCGACATCTCGCCAGATCGTCGGCGAGTCGTCGCCGGTTCGCTGTCGGCGCTCGGTCTCGGCGCACTCGGGTTAGGGATCGGTCCCCGACCGCAGATCGAAACCGAACCTGTCGACGCCGCCTCCAATCCCGGCGGGCAAACCGGGGAGGGAGCGGGGATGTCCGTTCCACAGCTCAGGGAACTCGCGACCGAGCGCTCGCTCGGCGTCGGTTCGATCGAACCGCTGCTCTCGGAGAATCACTACACGGTCGACATCAACACGATCGATCCGACGGTCGACCGGGACAGCTGGACGCTGTCTGTCACCGGTGCGGTCGACGAAGAGGTCGAACTCGACTACGAGGATCTCCGAAATATCCCCGCCGAAAACCGCTTTTCCACGCTTCGCTGTGTTGGTGATTCCCTCAACGGCAGGAAGATGGACACGGCCATCTGGACCGGCGTTCCCGTCTCGGAAGTCCTCGAACAGGCCAGTCCGGACAGCGACTGCGATTGTGTCATGCTGCGGGCGGCAGACGATTTCTACCAGGAGTTTCCGTTGTCTGCGCTCGAAGGCGGACTGTTGGCGTTCGGGATGAACGGCCAGACGATCCCGCGGGGCCACGGCTATCCGGTTCGGGTGCTCGTTCCGGGCCACTGGGGAGAGGTCAACGTCAAGTGGGTCACCGAGATCGAGGTGCTCGAACGCGAAGCCGAGGGCTACTGGGAGAAACGCGGCTGGCACGGGACGGGCCCGGTCCACACCGTCGCGAAACTGTGGGACGGCGACGACCTAGACGGCATCGTCCATCGCGACGACGGGACGATTCAGCTGGCCGGCCACGCCTACGCCGGGACCCGCGGGATCGATCGCGTCGAAGTCTCGACAGACGGCGGCGACACCTGGACGGACGCCGAGTTGACCGAGCCGCTGCCCGGCAACGACGTCTGGCGGCAGTGGAGTCACACGTACGATCCGCCCGATAGCGAGCACGAAGTCGTCGTCCGCGCGACCGACGGCGAGGGGACGCTCCAGACCGAACAGGAAGCCGGTGCCTATCCCAACGGCGCGACGGGCTGGGTTCGCCAGACGGTGCGTCCATGA
- a CDS encoding HVO_2523 family zinc finger protein: MPETGGRPCPRCERPMYRRHCKYVCPEHGVVFDCADTFY; the protein is encoded by the coding sequence ATGCCCGAGACTGGTGGCCGGCCGTGTCCGCGATGCGAGCGGCCGATGTACCGACGTCACTGCAAGTACGTCTGCCCCGAACACGGTGTCGTCTTCGACTGCGCCGACACGTTTTATTGA